A stretch of the Paramormyrops kingsleyae isolate MSU_618 chromosome 16, PKINGS_0.4, whole genome shotgun sequence genome encodes the following:
- the LOC140578767 gene encoding serine/threonine-protein kinase pim-1-like — translation MDRKRSRSDSDDQSPAKKRRESSEVQSTGDPRKEHLEDLYLEGELLGKGGFGAVFAGIRKADGFPVAIKYARKNYKELELPGIDGPIPLEVALMKLVSQKSSCANVLQLIDWFDGPQDYIMVLERPDPCQDLFDFCQSEGGILSEGVARQVLVQVLQALHHCQESGVFHRDLKSENLLINTDTLEVKLIDFGCGDIWTDSHYTKYSGTKVFAPPEWFLKGQYLAGPATVWSVGVTLFILVCGYLPFPNKRAIISGCLEFPPWVSPGCCSLIRRCLRRKVANRRTLEQIQRHPWLQRK, via the exons ATGGACAGGAAACGCTCCCGCTCCGATTCTGATGATCAATCTCCAGCGAAAAAAAGGAGGGAGAGTTCGGAAGTCCAGAGCACCGGCGATCCCCGCAAAG AACATTTGGAGGACCTGTACCTCGAGGGGGAACTGCTCGGAAAGGGTGGTTTTGGAGCAGTTTTCGCCGGCATTCGCAAGGCCGATGGCTTCCCA gTGGCCATCAAATATGCCAGGAAGAATTATAAGGAGCTAGAACTG CCTGGAATTGATGGGCCCATCCCATTGGAGGTGGCACTGATGAAGCTTGTTAGCCAGAAGTCATCCTGTGCTAACGTGCTCCAGCTCATCGACTGGTTTGATGGACCACAGGACTATATTATGGTCCTGGAAAGGCCGGACCCATGCCAGGATCTCTTTGACTTCTGCCAAAGTGAAGGAGGGATCCTGTCAGAGGGTGTTGccaggcaggtgctggtgcaGGTGCTCCAGGCCTTGCATCACTGCCAGGAATCAGGTGTCTTCCATCGAGACCTGAAATCTGAGAACCTCTTGATCAACACAGACACTCTGGAGGTGAAACTCATTGACTTCGGCTGTGGTGATATCTGGACAGATTCCCACTACACAAAATATTCAG GGACAAAGGTCTTCGCTCCCCCAGAGTGGTTCCTGAAGGGGCAATACCTAGCTGGCCCCGCCACAGTCTGGTCTGTGGGGGTCACACTATTTATATTAGTGTGTGGTTACTTGCCCTTCCCCAACAAGAGGGCAATCATCTCAGGCTGCCTGGAATTCCCCCCATGGGTCTCTCCTG GCTGCTGCAGTCTGATCCGCCGGTGCCTGAGGCGCAAGGTTGCGAATCGGCGGACTTTGGAGCAGATTCAGCGCCATCCTTGGCTGCAGCGGAAGTGA